CTCGAGCGGTTCCACGGAGAGGTCCCGGTAGCGCTTGTACGGGCGCGGTTTGATCGCGGGGTCCGGCGGCGTGTACTGCTCGCGCACACTCTCGGGGTCGTGGTTCGTCCGGTCGTGGTACTCGCGGGCGTCTACCATGCAGGGAGACGCGACCGGGAGCCACAAAAACCTCCGGTAGGCCGAGCGCACACTCGACCTCGACGACGACCGGCCCCGAAGCGGGGACGACGGCGTGTCGAATCCGGCCCGGCCGCCCTCGCCGGAAGCCACATCGTTTTCGCCCCGCGTCGGAAAGGCCCACCTATGACAGTCGTCGTAACCGGGGCGACCGGCGGCGCTGGCAGCCGGATCGTCGAGGAGCTCGCGACCGCCGGCCGCGAGGTCGTCGGCGTCGACCTCGAACGACCGCCGAACCCCCGCGAGAGCGATGCGACGTTCCTCGAGGCCGACCTGACCGACCAGGGCCAGGCCTGGGAGGCGATCCAGACGGCGGAACCCGACGCGGTGGTTCACTTCGCGGCGATCCCGCGACCCGGGATCACGACCGACGCCGAGACCTTCATGACGAACGTCTCGAGTGCCTACCACGTCCTCGAGGCCGCCGGGAGAGCGGGGGCAGACGTGGTCTGGGCCTCGAGCGAGAGCATCTACGGCTCGGTGTTCGCCGCCGAGCCGTGGCTCCCCGACTATCTCCCGGTCGACGAGTCCCACCCGCGGCGGCCGGCGGACCCCTACGCGACCTCCAAACTCGTCGGCGAGGAGCTCGGGGCGATGGCCGCCCGCAAACACGGGATCTCGGTGATCTCGATCCGCCCGTCCTGGATCACCTATTCCGGCGAGCAGCGCACCGCCGCGGCACGCGAGCGATTCGACCCCGAAACCGCCGAGAAGAGCGGCAACTTCTGGACCTACGTGGACGTGCGCGACGTGGTCTCGATGGTCCGGGCCGCCCTCGAGGCCGACCGCGACGGCCACGACGTCTACCTGGCGGCCGCGGCGGAGAACTTCCTGGGTCGGCCGACCGCCGACGTGATCGAGACGGTGTTCGGCGAGTTGCCCGGGGAGTGCGACCTCGAGGGCGACGAGTCGGCGTTCACCACCGCGAAAGCCCGCGCGGAGCTGGGCTGGGAGCCGGCGCACTCCTGGCGGGAGGCGGAGCTCGAGGAGCCGTGCAAGCCGGCGTTTCTGCGCTCTGACGGCTGAACCGCGCGGCTACTCGAGCCGCGCCCCGGTCACCCGAATCCGCCCCCGCGTCCCCTCCCACTCCGTCTCGTACTCGAGGGCCAGCCGCCGATCCATGTGTGGCCCGTCGACCACCAGCGTCTCGAACTCGCCGCCCTCTCCGAGGATGTGGACCCCGTACCGCTCGTTGAGCTCCTCGAGTTCCGCCAGCGCCGCCTCGTCGAGGGTCCGGCCGAGCCAGGACTCGTCGAGGCCGCCCGCCGCCACCTGGACGAGCAGAATTTCGAAGCCGGCCTCGAGCATCGCGTCCGCGAGTTCCCGCGGCTCCTCGCGCCACAGTGGGGCGTAGAGGTCACAGCCCAGGCGATCGCACATCCCCTCGATCCGGCTCGTCTGGTACTCGCTCTCGACGGCGCCCGCGGTGACGCCCGCGATGCCGCCCTCGAGTTCCGCGTCGAGTTCCCGAAGCGCGGCCTCGAGCGGTTCGAGTTCGGCGTCGCCCTGATCGCTCGAGTTCGCCGCGGCTTGGGCTTCGAAGTCGGCGGGTTCGACGTCGACGAGCGGAATCCCCA
Above is a genomic segment from Natrononativus amylolyticus containing:
- a CDS encoding NAD-dependent epimerase/dehydratase family protein, with product MTVVVTGATGGAGSRIVEELATAGREVVGVDLERPPNPRESDATFLEADLTDQGQAWEAIQTAEPDAVVHFAAIPRPGITTDAETFMTNVSSAYHVLEAAGRAGADVVWASSESIYGSVFAAEPWLPDYLPVDESHPRRPADPYATSKLVGEELGAMAARKHGISVISIRPSWITYSGEQRTAAARERFDPETAEKSGNFWTYVDVRDVVSMVRAALEADRDGHDVYLAAAAENFLGRPTADVIETVFGELPGECDLEGDESAFTTAKARAELGWEPAHSWREAELEEPCKPAFLRSDG
- a CDS encoding diphthine--ammonia ligase, whose product is MSEIDGAWVGLFSGGKDSSWAVYRALEAGLDVRRLVTVHPAGDSYMYHVPETRLAALAAESMGIPLVDVEPADFEAQAAANSSDQGDAELEPLEAALRELDAELEGGIAGVTAGAVESEYQTSRIEGMCDRLGCDLYAPLWREEPRELADAMLEAGFEILLVQVAAGGLDESWLGRTLDEAALAELEELNERYGVHILGEGGEFETLVVDGPHMDRRLALEYETEWEGTRGRIRVTGARLE